From Alteromonas sp. RKMC-009, one genomic window encodes:
- the glnA gene encoding glutamate--ammonia ligase translates to MSIEKALELIKESEAKFVDLRFTDTKGKEQHVSIPAGLVDDEFFEEGKMFDGSSISGWKHINESDMILMPDSESVVVDPFAEETQVNIRCDIVEPSTLEGYDRDPRSVARRAEEFLKSTGIGDTAFFGPEPEFFLFDDVKFHTDMAGSFFKIDSSEAKWNSGAEFEGGNLAHRPGVKGGYFPVPPVDSAHDIRGAMCLVMEEMGLVVEAHHHEVATAGQNEIACAFNTLVKKADEVQIYKYVVHNVANAYGQSATFMPKPLVGDNGSGMHVHQSIAKDGKNIFAGDKYAGMSEEALYYIGGIIKHARAINAFTNASTNSYKRLVPGFEAPVMLAYSARNRSASIRIPYVTSDKARRIEVRFPDPTGNPYLGFTAMLMAGIDGIINKIHPGDSMDKDLYDLPPEEAAEIPTVASSLEMALEALDNDRDFLKAGGVMTDDMIDAYIGLKSEEVTKLNMSTHPVEFDMYYSV, encoded by the coding sequence ATGTCAATAGAAAAGGCATTAGAGCTGATCAAAGAAAGCGAAGCTAAATTTGTAGACTTACGCTTTACCGACACAAAAGGTAAGGAGCAACACGTATCGATCCCTGCAGGTCTGGTCGATGACGAGTTCTTCGAAGAAGGTAAGATGTTTGATGGTTCTTCAATTTCTGGTTGGAAACACATCAACGAATCAGACATGATCCTGATGCCAGACTCAGAGTCTGTTGTTGTTGACCCGTTTGCAGAAGAAACTCAGGTGAACATCCGTTGTGACATCGTTGAGCCGTCTACCCTGGAAGGCTACGACCGTGACCCTCGCTCTGTTGCACGTCGTGCGGAAGAGTTCCTGAAGTCTACTGGTATAGGTGACACTGCTTTCTTCGGCCCTGAGCCAGAATTCTTCCTGTTTGACGATGTGAAATTCCACACTGACATGGCAGGTTCTTTCTTCAAGATCGATTCTTCTGAAGCAAAATGGAACTCCGGTGCAGAATTCGAAGGCGGTAACCTTGCTCACCGTCCTGGTGTAAAAGGCGGTTACTTCCCGGTTCCTCCAGTAGACTCAGCACACGACATCCGTGGCGCAATGTGTCTGGTTATGGAAGAAATGGGTCTGGTAGTTGAAGCTCACCACCACGAAGTAGCAACTGCTGGTCAGAACGAAATCGCTTGTGCTTTCAACACGCTGGTTAAGAAAGCTGACGAAGTTCAAATCTATAAGTATGTTGTACACAACGTTGCAAACGCATACGGTCAGTCTGCGACATTCATGCCTAAGCCTCTGGTTGGTGACAACGGTTCTGGTATGCACGTTCACCAGTCTATCGCTAAAGATGGCAAAAACATCTTCGCAGGCGACAAGTACGCAGGTATGTCTGAAGAAGCGCTGTACTACATCGGCGGTATCATCAAGCACGCCCGTGCAATCAACGCATTCACTAACGCTTCTACTAACTCGTACAAGCGTCTGGTACCAGGCTTTGAAGCACCGGTTATGCTGGCTTACTCTGCACGTAACCGTTCTGCGTCAATCCGTATTCCTTACGTAACAAGCGATAAAGCGCGTCGTATCGAAGTACGTTTCCCTGACCCGACTGGTAACCCTTACCTGGGCTTCACTGCTATGTTAATGGCAGGTATCGACGGTATCATCAACAAGATTCACCCTGGTGACTCTATGGATAAAGATCTGTACGACTTACCTCCAGAAGAAGCAGCAGAAATCCCAACTGTTGCCAGCTCACTGGAAATGGCTCTGGAAGCGCTGGACAACGACCGTGACTTCCTGAAAGCTGGTGGCGTTATGACTGACGACATGATCGATGCATACATCGGTCTGAAGTCTGAAGAAGTGACTAAGCTGAACATGTCTACTCACCCTGTTGAGTTCGACATGTACTACAGCGTATAA
- a CDS encoding chloride channel protein: MRLSALRQELAHPRTSVQVCMLGIVGGLIAAGLIILFRLCVEWVQGSALTLLKQVVSDEWMVWFLMPLCAVACILIIAWITGFKHYRLGIPFVIHRVKHHYGLIPFRTTINQFFGGMLALAGGFVVGREGPSVHLGAFGSSFLGQWLRLPYNSIRILAGCGIAAGISASFNTPFAAVIFVMEVVLREYKIHIFVPVMLAAAIGSVLTRMVFGEVNELSFLAIAAFDEWMYFYFIFLGIALGALATLFNSQLMRVMQFFRPINMIWRLILAALITGTIGIFLPESLGASFDDVDHLFHTHPGTLLLLSILSAKLILAIFAIGLGIPGGIIGPVMVIGMLAGSVLLMPLQSLVDVDDYTSSFALLGVAGMLTAVLHAPLAALSAVMELSYSPEIILPAMLVIVPAYVTATQFLGNRSIFIRQLDYQNLPYAVTSIREALEKTGVLAAMTTEYKLFLDAPEQAIENYLSENPTYVVVQKSRTELDVHYKLVQYDVSLDHNAHPLSYFSMEGVSSQATLHEVYEKLKNGRSGAVYVYDQSVQEVKGVITWNILQTFLQRAQY, from the coding sequence ATGCGACTTTCAGCACTTCGCCAGGAACTAGCCCATCCCAGAACCTCCGTTCAGGTGTGTATGCTGGGCATTGTGGGAGGCCTCATTGCTGCCGGCCTGATAATCCTGTTCCGGTTATGTGTGGAATGGGTGCAAGGTAGTGCGCTTACGTTGTTAAAGCAAGTGGTTTCCGATGAATGGATGGTGTGGTTTCTGATGCCGCTGTGCGCAGTCGCCTGCATCCTGATCATTGCCTGGATCACGGGGTTCAAACATTACCGCCTCGGCATTCCTTTCGTTATCCACCGTGTTAAACATCATTACGGACTGATCCCGTTCCGAACCACAATTAATCAATTCTTTGGCGGTATGCTGGCGCTGGCCGGCGGGTTTGTTGTTGGCCGTGAAGGGCCTTCGGTACACCTTGGTGCATTTGGCAGCAGCTTCCTTGGCCAGTGGTTGCGTCTTCCTTATAACAGTATTCGAATACTGGCGGGTTGCGGCATTGCTGCCGGCATATCGGCTTCATTCAACACACCTTTTGCCGCAGTCATCTTTGTAATGGAAGTGGTGCTCAGAGAATATAAAATTCACATCTTTGTACCGGTGATGCTGGCGGCAGCCATAGGTTCGGTGCTCACCCGCATGGTGTTCGGGGAAGTGAACGAGTTATCCTTTCTCGCCATCGCCGCCTTTGATGAATGGATGTATTTCTATTTCATTTTCCTTGGTATTGCTCTTGGTGCGCTGGCAACCTTATTTAACTCTCAACTGATGCGGGTAATGCAATTTTTCCGGCCGATTAATATGATCTGGCGACTCATTCTTGCTGCGCTCATCACCGGTACCATCGGCATTTTCCTGCCGGAAAGTTTAGGCGCCAGCTTTGATGATGTGGACCATCTTTTCCACACCCATCCGGGCACCTTACTACTCCTGTCGATTCTTTCGGCCAAACTGATCCTGGCGATTTTTGCCATCGGACTGGGCATCCCGGGTGGTATCATCGGGCCTGTCATGGTGATTGGTATGCTGGCGGGCTCTGTACTGCTAATGCCCCTGCAATCGCTGGTAGACGTTGATGATTACACCAGCAGCTTTGCCCTGCTCGGCGTTGCCGGCATGCTTACAGCAGTACTGCATGCTCCCCTCGCTGCCTTGTCGGCAGTGATGGAGTTGTCGTACAGTCCGGAAATCATTCTGCCGGCCATGCTGGTGATTGTGCCGGCATACGTTACGGCCACCCAGTTTCTGGGCAACCGGTCTATCTTTATCCGTCAGCTCGATTATCAGAATCTGCCGTATGCCGTGACCTCTATCCGCGAAGCACTGGAAAAAACCGGTGTTCTGGCAGCCATGACCACGGAATACAAACTGTTCCTGGATGCGCCGGAACAGGCTATCGAAAATTATCTGTCTGAGAATCCCACTTACGTGGTGGTACAGAAATCCCGCACAGAGCTGGATGTGCATTACAAACTGGTTCAATACGATGTCAGTCTGGACCATAATGCGCACCCATTGAGTTATTTCAGTATGGAAGGTGTCAGCAGTCAGGCCACGTTGCACGAAGTGTACGAAAAGCTGAAGAACGGCCGGAGCGGAGCGGTGTATGTTTACGACCAGTCTGTGCAGGAAGTCAAAGGGGTAATTACCTGGAACATTCTGCAAACCTTCCTGCAAAGAGCACAGTATTAA
- a CDS encoding response regulator — MAEYTIAVIDDDTITLDIVTYALEEELGANVFAFSRSEMAHDFLVNQPQDNLSLIISDQNMPQYDGLTLLKACREAGLKTPFILLTADATRDTVIAAKKGGATQFLAKPFTTENLVQKVKQLVD, encoded by the coding sequence GTGGCTGAATACACCATCGCGGTGATAGATGATGATACGATAACGTTAGACATTGTGACCTATGCACTGGAAGAAGAGCTGGGTGCCAATGTGTTTGCTTTCAGCCGGAGTGAAATGGCGCATGACTTTTTAGTCAACCAGCCGCAGGATAATTTGTCGTTGATTATTAGTGATCAGAACATGCCCCAATACGACGGTTTGACGTTGCTGAAAGCGTGCCGTGAAGCAGGGCTGAAAACCCCCTTCATCTTACTGACGGCTGATGCCACACGTGACACGGTAATCGCAGCGAAAAAAGGCGGAGCCACCCAGTTTCTTGCCAAACCGTTTACAACAGAAAACCTGGTGCAGAAAGTTAAGCAACTGGTGGATTGA
- a CDS encoding MalY/PatB family protein has protein sequence MPFNFDDTPSRQDTYSFKWQKYAGQDIIPAWVADMEFRCAPAILDALSSSVDHGIMGYVLPAQYKPAIEAVQRWLEDKHDWVIDPDWLVWTPGVVPAFNIAIKAYCKPGDKVMVQTPNYPPLLAAPKINGMERVDIGTVDVDGRPTLDFAELETQAADPKCKLLILCNPMNPVGSVLSQQEIDRVAEICLQNDVKLCSDEIHCDLILDETVKHIPAGRVEALKDVSVTLMAASKTFNVAGLGASFAIIPDRQLRQQFVQSAAGHMPWVNLLGLVATEAAFTQCDQWHSELLTYLRGNQATLIEQVNAIDGLKVHQSQATFLAWIDASGLDVANVQKWAESRGVGPSPGADFLAPDHFRINFGCSRNMLNNVLGRLAGKA, from the coding sequence GTGCCTTTCAATTTCGACGATACGCCTTCCCGTCAGGATACCTATTCTTTTAAATGGCAGAAATACGCCGGTCAGGACATCATTCCGGCATGGGTTGCCGATATGGAATTCCGTTGCGCCCCCGCCATTCTGGATGCACTCTCTTCCAGTGTTGATCACGGCATTATGGGTTATGTATTGCCGGCGCAATACAAGCCGGCAATTGAGGCTGTTCAGCGCTGGCTTGAAGACAAACACGACTGGGTAATTGATCCTGACTGGCTGGTATGGACGCCGGGCGTCGTGCCGGCATTTAACATTGCCATTAAAGCGTATTGTAAGCCCGGTGATAAAGTGATGGTGCAAACGCCCAATTATCCGCCGTTGCTGGCAGCGCCGAAAATTAACGGTATGGAGCGTGTCGATATCGGTACCGTTGACGTAGACGGCCGGCCCACACTGGATTTTGCTGAGCTGGAAACTCAGGCCGCGGATCCGAAGTGTAAGTTACTGATTCTGTGCAACCCGATGAATCCTGTCGGGAGTGTGCTGAGCCAGCAGGAGATTGATCGTGTCGCTGAGATTTGCCTGCAAAACGACGTGAAATTGTGCAGTGATGAAATTCACTGCGATTTGATCCTTGATGAAACAGTAAAGCACATTCCGGCAGGCAGAGTGGAAGCGCTGAAAGATGTCAGCGTTACCCTCATGGCTGCCAGCAAGACCTTCAACGTGGCAGGTCTGGGTGCTTCATTTGCGATTATCCCTGACCGTCAGTTGCGTCAGCAGTTCGTGCAGTCCGCAGCCGGTCACATGCCGTGGGTAAACCTCTTAGGGCTGGTGGCCACAGAAGCGGCCTTTACCCAATGTGATCAGTGGCATTCTGAATTACTGACTTACCTGAGAGGTAACCAGGCAACACTGATTGAGCAGGTGAATGCCATTGACGGTCTGAAAGTGCATCAGTCGCAGGCAACATTTCTGGCATGGATAGATGCCAGCGGGCTGGATGTGGCGAATGTGCAGAAATGGGCAGAAAGCCGGGGCGTGGGGCCATCACCCGGTGCTGACTTCCTTGCGCCGGATCATTTCCGCATTAACTTTGGTTGCAGCCGTAACATGCTGAACAATGTGCTTGGCAGACTGGCAGGTAAAGCCTGA
- a CDS encoding UPF0149 family protein, producing the protein MENNSTPFSSLFAEPALAALLPSQCHCRGFIFAVATSPEIPMPEQWMPWLVANAPVAASDVSFEHMAEGLMDGLRQNLQAMRNNTSLLPGVCQWHDNAAERKELTAWLSGLLSAHGRLEPVWQRAWQLAVANPEKDKGVKGSEDPAKRLSRCLKLFSTLANPGLAMERRTDEQAAALQQHLPQLAAQLPAMLKEYVDLAGELAGVLPDQFETFVQMKE; encoded by the coding sequence ATGGAAAATAACAGCACGCCGTTTTCATCATTATTTGCAGAGCCGGCTCTGGCGGCTTTGCTCCCGTCGCAATGCCATTGTCGTGGATTCATCTTCGCTGTGGCAACCAGTCCTGAAATTCCTATGCCTGAACAATGGATGCCCTGGCTGGTGGCGAATGCGCCGGTGGCGGCTTCTGATGTGTCGTTTGAACACATGGCAGAGGGCCTGATGGACGGTTTAAGGCAGAACTTGCAGGCGATGAGAAATAATACGTCGTTGCTGCCCGGAGTTTGTCAGTGGCATGACAATGCCGCAGAGCGCAAGGAGTTAACGGCATGGCTTTCCGGCTTGCTCAGCGCCCATGGCAGGCTTGAACCGGTATGGCAAAGAGCATGGCAACTGGCAGTGGCAAACCCTGAGAAAGATAAAGGCGTGAAGGGAAGCGAAGATCCTGCAAAGCGGCTGTCCCGCTGTCTTAAGTTGTTTTCAACACTGGCGAATCCCGGTCTCGCAATGGAAAGGCGTACAGATGAACAGGCAGCGGCTTTGCAGCAGCATCTTCCGCAACTGGCTGCACAGTTACCGGCGATGCTGAAAGAGTATGTTGACCTGGCCGGTGAACTGGCCGGCGTTTTGCCTGATCAGTTTGAAACTTTTGTGCAGATGAAAGAGTAG
- the hemJ gene encoding protoporphyrinogen oxidase HemJ: MILWLKALHIFFMVAWLAGIFYLPRLFVYHAEAKEQNIRDQFKIMERRLWFFVTPFAILTLIFGVSLIYVYGMAWFRASAWLHVKLTLLLAIYAYHFYLFKLVNQFARDENTRSPKFYRFLNEAPVLLLLAIVILAVVKPF, encoded by the coding sequence ATGATTTTGTGGTTAAAAGCGTTACACATCTTTTTTATGGTCGCCTGGCTGGCGGGAATTTTTTATCTTCCGCGGCTGTTTGTTTATCATGCAGAAGCAAAAGAACAAAATATTCGCGATCAATTTAAAATAATGGAAAGAAGGCTATGGTTTTTTGTCACGCCTTTTGCCATATTAACACTTATATTCGGTGTGTCCCTGATTTACGTTTACGGCATGGCCTGGTTCCGGGCTTCAGCGTGGCTACATGTTAAACTAACGCTTTTACTTGCCATTTATGCATATCACTTCTATTTATTTAAACTGGTTAATCAATTTGCCCGCGACGAAAATACCCGGTCGCCTAAGTTTTACCGTTTTTTAAATGAAGCACCCGTATTACTTTTACTGGCAATTGTGATCTTAGCTGTCGTTAAACCGTTCTAA
- the typA gene encoding translational GTPase TypA, producing the protein MTTDINKLRNIAIIAHVDHGKTTLVDKLLQQSGTLESRGEAQERVMDSNDIEKERGITILAKNTAINWNDYRINIVDTPGHADFGGEVERVMSMADCVLLLVDAQEGPMPQTRFVTQKAFAQGLKPIVVINKIDKPGARPDWVMDQVFDLFDNLGATDEQLDFQVIYASALNGWASMDADTKGEDMTPLFQLIVDQVEAPNADPAGAFQMQISQLDYNSYVGVIGVGRVKRGSVKMNQQVTVVGADGKKRNGKVGQVLGYLGLERHEVDSASAGDIIAITGLGELKISDTVCDVNTVEALPPLTVDEPTVTMTFQVNTSPFAGKEGKYVTSRNILERLQDELVHNVALRVEETADPDKFRVSGRGELHLGILIENMRREGYELAVSRPEVILKEVDGELQEPFETLTIDCEDEHQGSIMEQLGLRKAEMRDMNPDGKGRIRMDFIIPSRGLIGFQTEFMTLTSGSGLLYHTFDHYGPHKGGTIGKRKNGVLIANAMGKALTNALFNLQERGRLFIGHGVEVYEGMIIGIHSRDNDLTVNALKGKQLTNVRASGTDEAQTLVPPVKMSLEQALEFIDDDELVEVTPVSIRIRKKLLTENDRKRAGRAK; encoded by the coding sequence ATGACCACTGATATTAATAAATTACGCAATATCGCGATTATCGCGCACGTTGACCATGGTAAAACGACTCTGGTTGACAAACTGTTACAGCAATCCGGTACGCTGGAAAGCCGTGGCGAAGCCCAGGAACGGGTAATGGACTCTAACGACATCGAGAAAGAGCGTGGTATTACCATTCTGGCGAAAAACACCGCCATTAACTGGAATGACTACCGCATCAACATCGTAGATACCCCGGGACACGCCGACTTCGGTGGTGAGGTAGAGCGTGTAATGTCGATGGCTGACTGTGTACTGCTGCTGGTTGATGCGCAGGAAGGTCCTATGCCGCAAACCCGTTTCGTAACGCAAAAAGCGTTTGCTCAGGGTCTGAAGCCAATCGTAGTAATCAATAAAATTGACAAGCCGGGCGCACGTCCTGACTGGGTAATGGATCAGGTTTTTGACCTGTTCGATAACTTAGGTGCGACTGATGAGCAGTTAGACTTCCAGGTTATCTATGCATCAGCACTGAATGGCTGGGCATCAATGGATGCAGACACTAAAGGCGAAGACATGACGCCACTGTTCCAGTTAATCGTGGATCAGGTTGAAGCGCCAAATGCAGACCCTGCCGGTGCATTCCAGATGCAGATCTCTCAACTGGACTACAACTCGTATGTTGGCGTAATCGGTGTTGGTCGTGTTAAGCGCGGTAGCGTGAAGATGAACCAGCAGGTTACTGTTGTTGGTGCTGATGGTAAGAAGCGCAACGGTAAAGTGGGTCAGGTACTGGGTTACTTAGGTCTTGAGCGTCATGAAGTCGACTCTGCAAGCGCAGGTGACATCATCGCGATTACCGGTCTGGGCGAACTGAAAATTTCTGACACTGTGTGTGACGTTAATACAGTAGAAGCCTTGCCTCCGCTGACGGTTGACGAACCAACAGTAACCATGACGTTCCAGGTAAACACATCTCCGTTTGCCGGTAAAGAAGGTAAGTACGTGACTTCACGTAACATCCTTGAGCGTCTGCAGGACGAGCTGGTACATAACGTGGCACTGCGCGTTGAAGAAACCGCTGACCCGGATAAATTCCGCGTATCAGGCCGTGGTGAACTGCACTTAGGTATCCTGATTGAAAACATGCGTCGTGAAGGTTACGAGCTGGCGGTATCACGTCCGGAAGTAATCCTGAAAGAAGTTGACGGCGAGCTGCAGGAACCGTTTGAAACACTGACTATCGACTGTGAAGACGAGCACCAGGGTTCAATCATGGAACAGCTTGGTCTGCGTAAAGCAGAAATGCGTGACATGAACCCGGATGGCAAAGGCCGTATCCGTATGGACTTCATCATTCCAAGCCGTGGTCTGATTGGTTTCCAGACTGAGTTCATGACGCTGACTTCCGGTTCAGGTTTGTTGTACCACACGTTCGACCATTACGGTCCGCACAAAGGCGGTACTATCGGTAAGCGTAAGAATGGTGTACTGATTGCCAATGCAATGGGTAAAGCACTGACTAACGCCCTGTTTAACCTGCAGGAACGTGGTCGTCTGTTCATCGGACACGGTGTTGAAGTTTACGAAGGTATGATCATCGGTATTCACAGCCGTGACAATGACCTGACAGTAAACGCCCTGAAAGGTAAGCAACTGACAAACGTGCGTGCATCAGGTACTGATGAAGCGCAAACTCTGGTTCCACCTGTGAAGATGTCTCTTGAACAGGCGCTGGAATTTATCGATGACGATGAACTGGTAGAGGTTACGCCGGTAAGCATCCGTATTCGTAAGAAGCTGCTGACTGAAAACGACCGTAAACGTGCCGGTCGTGCGAAATAA
- a CDS encoding Nramp family divalent metal transporter, which produces MASDKSGYIVAAAFIGPGTVTTASMAGAGFGFHLVWALLFSVIATMVLQDMAARLGTGTGKGLSDALMTLTENKVLRITIAALIVSAIGIGNAAYESGNLTGAAIGLDAITPLGTSQWAVILGALAALLLYTGKYKLIESVLVSLVAIMALVFVITLFFAGPDWSAMLSQLLHPQLDAGTITMVLALVGTTIVPYNLFLHASLVAQQYGKTNDDAALKTCRKQSVTAIGFGGIITMIIVATAMTAFYGQSESLDAGNMSRQLAPVLGEYAQWFFAAGLFAAGLTSAITAPLAASYAVCGALGKPADMTGRLFKGVWLVVILSGVIIASIGIKPLLAILFAQATNGLLLPFIAVFLLAVMNRKSLPATYRNSTFSNLTGAAIVLFVVCLGLYKVASLFL; this is translated from the coding sequence ATGGCGAGTGACAAATCAGGCTATATTGTTGCGGCGGCTTTTATTGGTCCGGGAACAGTGACAACGGCCAGTATGGCCGGCGCAGGTTTTGGTTTTCACCTTGTTTGGGCACTCCTGTTTTCTGTAATAGCTACTATGGTACTGCAGGATATGGCTGCGCGGCTGGGCACAGGAACCGGAAAAGGTTTGTCGGATGCCTTAATGACACTGACAGAAAATAAAGTCTTACGCATTACCATTGCAGCTTTGATTGTGTCCGCTATCGGTATTGGCAATGCAGCCTATGAATCCGGCAACCTTACCGGAGCAGCCATAGGCCTGGATGCCATTACTCCGTTAGGAACGTCTCAATGGGCTGTTATCCTGGGCGCACTTGCAGCGCTGTTGTTGTATACCGGAAAGTACAAATTAATTGAGTCTGTGCTGGTGTCACTGGTTGCTATCATGGCGCTGGTGTTTGTCATCACCCTGTTTTTTGCCGGTCCGGACTGGTCTGCCATGCTCAGTCAACTTCTTCATCCGCAACTTGATGCCGGCACGATTACCATGGTGCTGGCTCTTGTAGGCACCACTATCGTCCCGTACAACCTGTTCTTACATGCCAGCCTTGTGGCACAGCAGTACGGGAAAACAAACGACGATGCCGCTCTGAAGACCTGCAGGAAGCAATCTGTGACTGCTATCGGGTTCGGGGGCATTATTACGATGATTATCGTTGCCACCGCGATGACCGCGTTTTACGGACAGAGTGAATCTCTTGATGCAGGTAATATGAGCCGCCAGCTTGCGCCGGTACTCGGGGAATACGCACAGTGGTTTTTTGCCGCCGGTTTGTTCGCAGCCGGTCTCACCAGCGCTATAACCGCCCCTCTGGCGGCATCCTACGCGGTGTGCGGCGCTTTAGGTAAACCAGCTGATATGACAGGCCGGTTATTTAAAGGGGTGTGGCTGGTGGTTATTCTGAGCGGTGTGATTATCGCCAGCATCGGCATTAAACCATTACTCGCCATCTTGTTCGCTCAGGCCACTAACGGACTGCTTCTGCCCTTTATTGCGGTATTTTTATTAGCCGTTATGAACAGGAAATCACTGCCTGCCACATACAGAAACAGCACGTTCAGCAACCTTACCGGTGCTGCAATCGTGCTGTTTGTGGTATGTCTCGGGCTGTATAAAGTCGCCTCACTGTTTTTGTGA
- a CDS encoding DUF6776 family protein, with the protein MKLPLQRAELIQKWGLYRFTLACVAGLLFMLVTGYQLAQLQQKNEEKVALSEKQTRQYLEDENAALRKQVAALQVESVMAASSVSSYKKMLEAREQQGRSLEEQLSFYQRVVAPEVTQDGFFIDGIQVSPLASDNRYRIKAVLLQQNENKAMLKGELAVLIKGSLGGKPHEIKAGEGGFLPNGNIKWGFKFFQTVDEEFTLPAGFIPEQIVFSTEVFQWKSKRGEYVNSVNWIDVYDSPPEEGSQDS; encoded by the coding sequence ATGAAGTTACCGTTACAACGCGCTGAATTAATCCAAAAATGGGGGCTGTACAGGTTTACCCTGGCCTGTGTGGCCGGATTGTTGTTTATGCTGGTCACGGGTTATCAGCTGGCGCAGCTTCAGCAGAAAAATGAAGAAAAAGTCGCGCTGAGTGAAAAGCAGACCCGGCAATATCTGGAAGATGAGAACGCAGCGTTACGAAAGCAGGTTGCTGCATTGCAGGTGGAAAGCGTGATGGCAGCCAGCTCGGTATCATCGTACAAGAAGATGCTCGAAGCCAGAGAACAGCAGGGGCGTTCTTTGGAAGAACAGCTCAGCTTTTATCAGCGGGTGGTTGCTCCTGAAGTGACTCAGGACGGCTTTTTCATCGACGGTATCCAGGTATCTCCCCTGGCCAGCGATAACCGTTACCGGATCAAGGCGGTGTTACTCCAGCAAAATGAAAATAAAGCCATGCTGAAAGGTGAGCTTGCGGTACTCATTAAAGGAAGTCTGGGTGGAAAACCTCACGAAATTAAAGCCGGTGAGGGGGGATTTCTACCCAATGGGAATATCAAATGGGGATTTAAGTTTTTTCAGACCGTCGATGAGGAGTTCACACTACCGGCGGGATTTATTCCTGAACAAATCGTGTTTTCCACAGAGGTATTTCAATGGAAAAGCAAACGGGGAGAGTATGTCAACAGCGTAAACTGGATTGATGTATACGACTCCCCGCCAGAGGAGGGGAGCCAGGATAGTTAG
- a CDS encoding DUF4124 domain-containing protein, whose protein sequence is MILRILLVTALFVPSVHSQTIYKVVKEDGTVLYTDVPQDGAETLEFEANTSNVADSPDIKATQQTQSRDTQPDYKVSITSPEPEATIRNNNGQFSITAATTPAFRGRYRLTFDGQPTRINSSGKFNLTGINRGAHTYHIDIIDNKGKTLASSPQQTLYLHQASVFINNN, encoded by the coding sequence ATGATACTTCGCATTTTGCTTGTCACCGCTTTATTTGTGCCTTCAGTACATTCTCAAACAATTTATAAAGTCGTGAAAGAAGACGGTACCGTTCTGTATACAGACGTGCCACAGGACGGCGCAGAGACCCTTGAGTTCGAAGCCAATACCAGTAACGTTGCAGACAGCCCAGACATCAAAGCGACGCAACAAACACAATCCCGCGATACTCAACCCGACTATAAAGTATCCATTACCTCTCCGGAACCGGAAGCCACAATCCGTAATAACAACGGTCAGTTTTCTATAACGGCCGCTACCACCCCGGCCTTCCGTGGCCGCTACCGTCTTACTTTCGACGGCCAGCCAACCCGCATCAACAGTAGCGGTAAGTTCAACCTCACCGGCATTAACCGCGGCGCCCATACTTATCATATAGACATAATTGATAATAAGGGCAAGACTCTTGCATCATCTCCTCAGCAAACACTTTATTTGCATCAGGCATCAGTGTTTATCAATAACAATTAG